In Archangium violaceum, the following are encoded in one genomic region:
- a CDS encoding cytochrome P450: MLPLKRWSPEYEYDLLSPDFRQDPYPVLHRLRAQEPVHFSEQIRAWVITRHDDVLTGLAHSSISADRISPRLLQFPEQHRPKFQPLTRLLSMWALMLDRPDHNRFRALITKAMTRPIIMGFRPMIERIARELVDAAVTRGGMEVMADLALPLPLYVIAEIIGAPRESIGLLKRCAIDIVNFFGTPPATYLPTADVAMRSVLETAELLRDLIREREREPRQDLISGLIAARRAGEALEDDEIIATCILMVFAGFETTCNLLGNGILLLAKHPEQFALLQGKPSLMRGAVDEILRYEAPVQRLSRMALGDLVLRGRTIRKNDLIFFMSSAANRDPAIFSDPDRFDITRDSTQHIAFGHWIHTCPGSTLAHLEASIVFGELCRRVSELRLESDGPPQWHENLSVRSLKSLQVRFR, encoded by the coding sequence ATGCTGCCGCTGAAGCGCTGGTCGCCCGAGTATGAGTACGACCTCCTGTCACCCGACTTCCGGCAGGATCCGTATCCCGTGCTGCACCGGCTGCGTGCGCAGGAGCCGGTCCACTTCAGCGAGCAGATCCGGGCCTGGGTGATCACCCGCCATGACGATGTGCTCACGGGCCTGGCCCATTCCTCCATCTCCGCCGATCGCATCAGCCCGCGCCTGTTGCAGTTCCCGGAGCAGCACCGGCCCAAGTTCCAGCCGTTGACCCGACTGCTCTCGATGTGGGCGCTCATGCTGGATCGGCCGGACCACAACCGGTTCCGCGCGCTCATCACCAAGGCGATGACCCGCCCCATCATCATGGGGTTCCGGCCGATGATCGAGCGCATCGCCCGCGAGCTGGTGGACGCGGCCGTCACCCGGGGCGGGATGGAGGTCATGGCCGATCTGGCCCTGCCGCTGCCGCTCTACGTCATCGCGGAGATCATCGGCGCGCCGCGCGAGAGCATCGGGTTGCTCAAGCGCTGTGCCATCGACATCGTCAACTTCTTCGGCACTCCGCCCGCCACCTATCTCCCCACCGCCGACGTGGCCATGCGCAGCGTCCTGGAGACCGCCGAGCTCCTGCGCGACCTCATCCGGGAGCGCGAGCGGGAGCCTCGCCAGGATCTGATCAGTGGCCTGATCGCCGCCCGGCGGGCGGGGGAGGCGCTCGAGGACGACGAGATCATCGCCACCTGCATCCTGATGGTCTTCGCCGGCTTCGAGACCACGTGCAACCTGCTGGGCAATGGCATCCTGCTGCTCGCGAAGCACCCGGAGCAGTTCGCCCTGCTGCAAGGCAAGCCCTCGCTGATGCGCGGTGCCGTCGATGAGATCCTCCGTTACGAGGCTCCGGTGCAGCGGCTGTCGCGGATGGCGCTCGGCGATCTGGTCCTGCGTGGCCGCACCATCCGCAAGAACGACCTGATCTTCTTCATGTCCTCGGCGGCCAACCGGGATCCGGCGATCTTCTCCGACCCGGATCGCTTCGACATCACCCGCGACAGCACCCAGCACATCGCGTTCGGCCATTGGATCCACACGTGCCCGGGCTCGACGCTGGCCCACCTGGAGGCGTCGATCGTCTTCGGCGAGCTGTGCCGCCGGGTGTCCGAGCTGCGCCTGGAGAGCGATGGGCCCCCCCAGTGGCACGAGAACCTGTCCGTGCGCTCCTTGAAGTCGCTCCAGGTGCGCTTCCGCTGA
- a CDS encoding SDR family oxidoreductase, with amino-acid sequence MNNVLITGVSTGMGRAAAEYLVARGYRVFGSVRRAEDARALRERLGDNFTPLLFDVADEAAVKAGLAQVTEALAGAGLDALVNNAGMAVSGPLMYLSAEDLRRQFDVNVFGLMNVTRAALPLLGAREGHTHPPGRILNISSVGGRLAFPFLGAYTSSKHALEALSDTLRRELRIWGIDVIVLQPGSVRTEIWDKAEAQDLSPYARTPYGPILEKFREFFIAQGRKGLAPEVMARLIQHVIETPRPKARYAAVPDYVSGWVLPRLMPDRWLDALVGKQLGLERRRP; translated from the coding sequence ATGAACAACGTGCTGATCACGGGAGTCTCCACGGGAATGGGGCGGGCCGCGGCCGAGTATCTGGTGGCCCGGGGCTATCGGGTCTTCGGCAGCGTCCGGCGTGCCGAGGACGCGCGGGCCCTGCGCGAGCGGCTGGGGGACAACTTCACCCCGCTGCTCTTCGACGTCGCCGACGAGGCGGCCGTGAAGGCGGGGCTCGCCCAGGTGACCGAGGCGCTGGCCGGCGCGGGGCTCGATGCGCTGGTCAACAACGCTGGCATGGCCGTGTCGGGGCCGCTCATGTACCTGTCGGCGGAGGATCTCCGGCGGCAGTTCGACGTGAACGTGTTCGGGCTGATGAACGTGACGCGGGCGGCCCTGCCCCTGCTCGGCGCGCGCGAGGGGCACACCCATCCTCCGGGGCGCATCCTGAATATCAGCTCGGTCGGAGGGCGGCTGGCGTTCCCGTTCCTCGGGGCCTACACCTCCAGCAAGCATGCGCTCGAGGCCCTGTCGGACACGCTGCGGCGGGAGCTGCGCATCTGGGGCATCGACGTCATCGTCCTCCAGCCGGGCTCGGTGCGGACGGAGATCTGGGACAAGGCCGAGGCGCAGGACCTCTCGCCCTATGCCCGGACCCCGTACGGACCCATCCTCGAGAAGTTCCGCGAGTTCTTCATCGCCCAGGGCCGCAAGGGGCTGGCACCGGAAGTGATGGCGCGGCTCATCCAGCATGTCATCGAGACGCCCCGGCCCAAGGCACGGTACGCGGCGGTCCCCGACTACGTCTCGGGATGGGTGCTGCCGCGCCTGATGCCGGACCGGTGGCTGGACGCGCTCGTCGGCAAGCAGCTCGGCCTGGAGCGGCGGCGCCCCTGA
- a CDS encoding response regulator: MFDSIDSQKLFDAAPAPLMVLDRELKYVTANQAYLEATSLRLDAVVGRNVFEVLPQVAQGPGDDGPRRFRESLERVLSRRLPDLVPMLAQPVMRSTREGPVLEERFWSFSHKPLLDSSGNVAFILQHAVDVTDLRSTETAKWAREDRREGFSPDQLATLLGQVWTVQENNKALDDERRYLRQLLELFPGAVGILRGPEYVWEMVNDNYLPFLGHRNVIGMSLIKSRPELEGNKAIFDMLGRVFYQGESVSMRGFKVAIRKKVDGPVEDMVVDFDYRPVRVQGGPVQAILVYGQDVTEKARAEAQVLHYQQHLEELVRERTRALEESEAERRKTEALLHQSQKMEAVGKLTGGVAHDFNNLLQVIAGNLQLLQREVEGNERAMTRVQTAARAVDRGAKLASQLLSFARRQPLQPLVVNLSRLVRGMDELLRRTLGEDVQLETVTAGGLWNTAIDPNQLENVILNLAINARDAMDNNGKLTIEVSNAMLDDRYCRAHPEVLPGQYVLVAVSDTGTGMTPEVMERAFEPFFTTKPEGRGTGLGLSMVYGFVKQSGGHIKLYSEVGHGTTIKLYLPRALEAESADAKVVTGPIMGGTETILVVEDDAEVRATVVEMVTELGYRVLKAVDAQSALVILQSGVPIDMLFTDVVMPGPVRSPELAKQARTLIPDIEVLFTSGYTENAIVHGGRLDAGVQLLSKPYSREDLARKLRQLLDNRQQRLAVRGPPRAASTPTTPTTTERAPVPAASRRLRVLLVEDDEDVRSSACELMDLLGHEVLAVTSAEEAKGAMAASNFDVLFTDVSLPGSSGVDLAREVVGRKNGMKIILASGHGHVALPRGEQPLEGVVVLPKPYALPQIQQALEQAVTLP; the protein is encoded by the coding sequence ATGTTCGACTCTATCGATTCCCAGAAGCTCTTCGACGCCGCTCCCGCGCCCCTCATGGTGCTGGATCGGGAGCTGAAGTACGTCACGGCCAACCAGGCCTACCTGGAGGCCACCTCGCTGCGGCTCGATGCGGTCGTCGGCCGCAACGTCTTCGAGGTGCTCCCCCAGGTGGCTCAGGGTCCGGGCGACGATGGCCCGCGCCGGTTCCGGGAGTCGCTCGAGCGGGTGCTCTCCCGGCGGCTGCCGGACCTCGTCCCGATGCTGGCCCAGCCCGTCATGCGCTCCACTCGGGAGGGGCCGGTGCTCGAGGAGCGCTTCTGGAGCTTCTCCCACAAGCCCCTGCTCGATTCCTCGGGCAACGTGGCCTTCATCCTCCAGCACGCCGTGGATGTGACGGACCTGCGCTCCACGGAAACCGCGAAGTGGGCGCGAGAGGACCGGCGGGAGGGCTTCTCCCCGGATCAGCTCGCCACCCTGCTGGGCCAGGTGTGGACGGTGCAGGAGAACAACAAGGCGCTGGATGACGAGCGCCGTTACCTCCGCCAGTTGCTCGAGCTGTTCCCCGGGGCCGTGGGCATCCTGCGGGGTCCCGAATACGTCTGGGAGATGGTCAACGACAACTACCTGCCGTTCCTCGGCCACCGGAACGTCATCGGCATGTCGTTGATCAAGTCGCGCCCGGAGCTCGAGGGCAACAAGGCCATCTTCGACATGCTCGGGCGGGTGTTCTACCAGGGTGAGTCGGTCAGCATGCGGGGCTTCAAGGTCGCCATCCGCAAGAAGGTGGACGGTCCGGTCGAGGACATGGTCGTGGACTTCGACTACCGGCCCGTCCGCGTGCAGGGAGGGCCCGTCCAGGCCATCCTCGTCTACGGCCAGGACGTCACCGAGAAGGCGCGCGCCGAGGCGCAGGTGCTCCACTACCAGCAGCACCTGGAGGAGCTGGTCCGCGAGCGTACCCGCGCGCTCGAGGAGAGCGAGGCCGAGCGGCGCAAGACCGAGGCACTGCTCCACCAGTCCCAGAAGATGGAGGCGGTGGGCAAGCTCACCGGCGGCGTGGCGCACGACTTCAACAACCTGCTCCAGGTCATCGCCGGCAACCTGCAGCTCCTGCAGCGCGAGGTGGAGGGCAACGAGCGCGCCATGACTCGCGTGCAGACCGCGGCCCGCGCCGTGGACCGCGGCGCCAAGCTCGCCTCCCAGCTGCTCTCCTTCGCGCGCCGCCAGCCGCTCCAGCCGCTCGTCGTCAACCTGAGCCGGCTGGTGCGCGGCATGGACGAGCTGCTGCGCCGCACGCTGGGCGAGGACGTCCAGCTGGAGACCGTCACCGCCGGGGGGCTGTGGAACACGGCCATCGACCCCAACCAGCTCGAGAATGTCATCCTCAACCTGGCCATCAACGCCCGTGACGCCATGGACAACAATGGCAAGCTGACGATCGAGGTCAGCAATGCCATGTTGGATGACCGCTACTGCCGGGCGCACCCCGAGGTCCTGCCCGGCCAGTACGTGCTGGTGGCCGTGTCGGACACCGGCACTGGCATGACGCCAGAGGTGATGGAGCGCGCCTTCGAGCCGTTCTTCACCACCAAGCCCGAGGGCCGCGGCACGGGTCTGGGCCTGAGCATGGTGTACGGCTTCGTCAAGCAGAGCGGCGGCCATATCAAGCTCTACAGCGAGGTGGGGCACGGCACGACCATCAAGCTCTACCTGCCCCGCGCCCTGGAGGCCGAGTCGGCGGACGCCAAGGTCGTCACCGGCCCCATCATGGGTGGCACGGAGACCATCCTGGTGGTGGAGGACGACGCCGAGGTGCGTGCCACGGTGGTGGAGATGGTGACCGAGCTGGGCTACCGCGTGCTCAAGGCCGTGGACGCGCAGAGCGCGCTGGTGATCCTCCAGAGTGGTGTCCCCATCGACATGTTGTTCACCGACGTGGTGATGCCCGGTCCGGTGCGCAGCCCCGAGCTCGCCAAACAGGCCCGGACGCTCATCCCGGACATCGAGGTGCTCTTCACCTCGGGCTACACGGAGAACGCCATCGTGCATGGCGGACGGCTCGATGCGGGGGTGCAGCTGCTGAGCAAGCCCTACAGCCGGGAGGACCTGGCCCGCAAGCTGCGGCAGTTGCTCGACAACCGCCAGCAGCGGCTGGCGGTCCGCGGACCCCCCCGCGCGGCGTCCACGCCCACCACGCCCACCACGACCGAGCGCGCCCCCGTGCCCGCCGCGTCGCGCCGGCTGCGCGTGCTGCTGGTGGAGGATGACGAGGACGTGCGCTCCTCGGCGTGCGAGCTGATGGATCTGCTGGGTCACGAGGTGCTCGCGGTCACCAGCGCCGAGGAGGCCAAGGGAGCCATGGCGGCCAGCAACTTCGACGTGTTGTTCACGGACGTGTCGCTGCCGGGCTCGTCGGGCGTGGATCTGGCACGGGAAGTGGTGGGCAGGAAGAACGGGATGAAGATCATCCTCGCCTCGGGCCATGGGCACGTGGCGCTCCCCAGGGGAGAGCAGCCCCTGGAGGGCGTGGTGGTGCTGCCCAAGCCCTACGCGCTTCCGCAGATCCAACAGGCGCTCGAGCAGGCGGTGACCCTGCCTTGA
- a CDS encoding 3-oxoacyl-ACP synthase III family protein, producing the protein MPHTRIIAATRHLPEKVVTNRDLVESHGFPFPLEWFERSTTGIRERRFAGPEETTLTLGAAAIRQLLQKTSVAPDSIDVVIMTSSTCEVSGGALNLAHMAGLKPGVAFDIAIACTGFVLALDLANQYLRGGAARRVLIVSSEVQSRHVYLGADGQHHKFAAILGDGAGAVLLERSEEPGVEGTGRATMPEQCRSVFRSNYEPMPEFPHIPPGKILYANERGIVSAFLRLPIEVCHRALAEAGVGIQDVRWLISHQPQMDMLEVIRKELGFSPEQHPVNADRYGNTSSASIPICLAELMEEGRLQRGDRMLMLGMGAGFTAMAHVLRF; encoded by the coding sequence ATGCCTCATACGCGCATCATCGCCGCCACCCGGCACCTGCCCGAGAAGGTCGTCACCAACCGTGACCTCGTGGAGTCCCACGGCTTTCCCTTCCCGCTGGAGTGGTTCGAGCGCAGCACCACCGGCATCCGCGAGCGGCGGTTCGCCGGTCCCGAGGAGACGACGCTGACCCTGGGGGCCGCGGCGATCCGCCAACTCCTCCAGAAGACGTCCGTGGCCCCGGACTCCATCGACGTGGTCATCATGACGTCGTCCACCTGCGAGGTGAGTGGAGGCGCCCTCAACCTCGCCCACATGGCCGGGCTGAAGCCCGGGGTGGCCTTCGATATCGCCATTGCCTGCACGGGGTTCGTCCTGGCGCTCGACCTGGCCAATCAGTACCTGCGCGGCGGTGCCGCCAGGCGGGTGCTCATCGTGTCGAGCGAGGTCCAGTCCCGGCACGTGTACCTCGGAGCGGACGGTCAGCATCACAAGTTCGCCGCCATCCTCGGGGACGGCGCGGGCGCGGTGCTGCTGGAGCGGAGCGAGGAGCCGGGCGTGGAGGGCACGGGGCGGGCCACGATGCCCGAGCAGTGCCGCAGCGTGTTCCGCTCCAACTATGAGCCGATGCCGGAGTTCCCTCACATTCCCCCGGGGAAGATCCTCTACGCCAACGAGCGGGGCATCGTGAGCGCGTTCCTGCGGCTCCCCATCGAGGTGTGTCACCGCGCGCTCGCCGAGGCCGGTGTCGGCATCCAGGACGTGCGCTGGTTGATCTCCCACCAGCCGCAGATGGACATGCTGGAGGTGATCCGCAAGGAGCTGGGGTTCTCCCCCGAGCAGCACCCCGTCAACGCCGACCGGTACGGGAACACCTCGTCGGCGTCGATTCCCATCTGCCTGGCGGAGCTGATGGAGGAGGGGAGGCTTCAGCGGGGAGACCGCATGCTGATGCTGGGCATGGGCGCGGGCTTCACGGCCATGGCCCACGTGCTCCGCTTCTGA
- a CDS encoding DUF6918 family protein → MKGMDSMASLTETLTNETRKTAVVDDCCSLIDAEVADKSGISGLAIKAGYGAVKGIKPGFIRHAVIDLLPDFAAALDPLFQEARTAGKPVSSYFSSNSGRVADALLTITDGKVKRAQSGLVKGTYEKLRGTAKKNVEAAVPRVGKLIEKHAG, encoded by the coding sequence ATGAAAGGCATGGATTCGATGGCGTCACTCACCGAGACACTGACCAACGAGACCAGGAAGACGGCGGTCGTCGACGACTGCTGCTCGCTCATCGACGCCGAGGTCGCCGACAAGAGCGGCATCTCCGGTCTCGCCATCAAGGCGGGTTATGGCGCCGTGAAGGGCATCAAGCCCGGCTTCATCCGTCACGCCGTCATCGACCTGCTCCCTGATTTCGCCGCGGCGCTCGACCCGCTCTTCCAGGAGGCCAGGACGGCCGGCAAGCCGGTCTCCTCCTACTTCTCGTCCAACTCCGGGCGCGTCGCCGATGCCCTCCTCACCATCACCGACGGCAAGGTCAAGCGCGCTCAGAGCGGCCTCGTGAAGGGCACCTACGAGAAGCTCCGCGGCACCGCCAAGAAGAACGTCGAGGCCGCTGTTCCTCGCGTCGGCAAGCTCATCGAGAAGCACGCGGGCTGA
- a CDS encoding cellulose binding domain-containing protein — MQSMRNEQARQGTRGMLFAAVMSVVVPSGASLAGTTDFTVQYQNYNAAGPSDNIIEAGVKLRNNTAASIPLSNIVVRYWLTKNGATTVSPVCWWWNPACGALVLKTGSVSATGADQYVEIGFTSSAGSLAPGASTQPIDLGITFGGASVDETDDYSYANQLSFADWSRITVHDVGSTPLGGLRGGTLPGSGGGGGNPVSAEFFDDFSYTGTSDSNFTSWWSIRTNAGKPGVDGAQWLASNVSMVTDPSSSTNKLMRLRASTSGSGASTSHVEVISRSKKFQFGTYATRMKFNDIPLSGSRFFADKPIETFFTITNYIDNDPNYSEQDFEYMPNGGWGQGNTSTMWMTSWETTTVRTSNSRAASHDGWHTLVLQVSSTGISYYIDGVLWVSHAAMYAPETTQYLDFQLWFDELDTTQGSTRTYYEDADWVYFAKDAILTPNEVATKVAGFRSSSVTRRDTVP; from the coding sequence ATGCAGAGCATGAGAAATGAGCAGGCGCGCCAGGGCACTCGCGGAATGCTTTTCGCCGCCGTGATGTCGGTGGTGGTGCCCTCGGGCGCGAGCCTGGCCGGGACGACGGACTTCACTGTCCAATACCAGAACTACAATGCCGCTGGCCCGAGCGACAACATCATCGAGGCCGGGGTGAAGCTTCGTAACAACACCGCGGCTTCCATCCCGCTGAGCAATATCGTTGTCCGGTATTGGCTCACGAAGAACGGCGCCACGACGGTGTCCCCCGTGTGCTGGTGGTGGAACCCGGCCTGCGGCGCGCTCGTCCTGAAGACCGGGAGCGTGTCCGCCACGGGAGCCGATCAGTACGTGGAGATTGGCTTCACCAGCAGCGCCGGAAGCCTGGCGCCGGGGGCCTCGACCCAGCCAATCGATCTTGGCATCACATTCGGCGGCGCCAGCGTCGACGAGACGGATGACTATTCCTACGCCAACCAGCTCTCCTTCGCCGACTGGAGCCGGATCACCGTGCACGACGTGGGCTCCACGCCCCTGGGAGGGCTGCGGGGCGGGACGCTCCCTGGAAGCGGCGGCGGCGGCGGAAACCCGGTGTCGGCCGAGTTCTTCGATGACTTCAGCTACACGGGGACCAGCGATTCCAACTTCACGAGCTGGTGGTCCATCCGGACCAACGCGGGGAAGCCGGGAGTCGACGGCGCGCAATGGCTGGCATCCAACGTGTCCATGGTCACGGATCCCTCCTCCTCCACCAACAAGCTGATGCGGCTCCGGGCGAGCACGAGCGGCTCCGGAGCGAGCACCTCGCACGTCGAGGTCATCTCCCGCTCCAAGAAGTTCCAGTTCGGGACCTACGCCACCCGGATGAAGTTCAACGACATCCCGCTGTCCGGCTCGCGCTTCTTCGCCGACAAGCCCATCGAGACCTTCTTCACCATCACCAACTACATCGACAACGATCCGAACTACTCGGAGCAGGACTTCGAGTACATGCCCAACGGCGGCTGGGGACAGGGCAACACCAGCACCATGTGGATGACGTCGTGGGAGACCACGACCGTGAGGACGTCGAACTCGCGCGCGGCGAGCCATGACGGCTGGCACACGCTCGTCCTCCAGGTCTCCAGCACGGGCATCAGCTACTACATCGATGGCGTGCTGTGGGTGTCGCACGCGGCCATGTACGCCCCGGAGACGACCCAGTACCTCGACTTCCAGCTCTGGTTCGACGAGCTCGACACCACCCAGGGCAGCACGCGGACCTATTACGAGGACGCGGACTGGGTCTACTTCGCCAAGGACGCGATCCTGACGCCCAACGAGGTCGCCACGAAGGTGGCCGGCTTCCGCTCCTCCTCCGTCACCCGCAGGGACACGGTTCCCTGA